A genomic region of Gemmata massiliana contains the following coding sequences:
- a CDS encoding tagatose 1,6-diphosphate aldolase → MATTSITRLYGLGLTPGKLRGLQRISNANGTLTMVATDQNSSMISMMKKATKEATGADREPTYAEIADAKVMLSRALAPHCSGLLVDGFYGYASTVSAFAVPPSTGLLIRVEKSGADKNAAGAPCGEVEPGWSVGKIKRCGADAVKLLAQFEPDELDSAERNFAFTQQIYDECIKHDILFLLEPLHFAYKINGVEEAKDKVAARKAKTVIDTAKYLSRYCDIYKAEFPGTFGVESDAQLVDNLKRLNDACVKPWVLLSAGVDYDKYKKQVDMAMKAGASGILGGRAFWKEFFTYASPADRQKFAETECVKRVQETDAIVKSGTPWFAKYGLTMEDLHGIRTTDGWHARYGGGTATKGAGGPSDPNAVY, encoded by the coding sequence ATGGCCACCACTTCGATTACGCGACTCTACGGACTCGGTCTCACCCCCGGTAAACTGCGCGGGCTGCAGCGCATCAGCAACGCGAACGGCACGCTGACGATGGTCGCCACCGACCAGAACAGCTCCATGATCTCGATGATGAAGAAGGCGACGAAGGAGGCCACCGGCGCCGACCGCGAGCCGACCTACGCCGAGATCGCGGACGCGAAGGTGATGCTGTCGCGTGCGCTCGCGCCGCACTGCTCGGGCCTGCTCGTGGACGGGTTCTACGGCTACGCCAGCACCGTCTCCGCGTTCGCGGTGCCGCCCAGCACGGGGCTGCTCATCCGCGTCGAGAAGTCCGGGGCCGACAAGAACGCGGCCGGCGCGCCGTGCGGCGAGGTCGAACCGGGCTGGAGCGTCGGGAAGATCAAGCGCTGCGGGGCCGATGCGGTGAAACTGCTCGCGCAGTTCGAGCCCGACGAACTCGACTCGGCCGAGCGCAACTTCGCGTTCACGCAGCAGATCTACGACGAGTGCATCAAGCACGACATCCTGTTCCTGCTCGAACCGCTGCACTTCGCGTACAAGATCAACGGCGTCGAGGAAGCGAAGGACAAGGTCGCGGCGCGGAAGGCCAAGACCGTCATCGACACCGCGAAGTACCTCAGCCGCTACTGCGACATCTACAAAGCCGAGTTCCCCGGCACGTTCGGCGTCGAGTCGGACGCGCAACTGGTGGACAACCTGAAGCGCCTCAACGACGCCTGCGTGAAGCCGTGGGTGCTGCTGTCCGCGGGCGTCGATTACGACAAGTACAAGAAGCAGGTGGACATGGCGATGAAGGCCGGGGCCAGCGGCATCCTCGGCGGCCGGGCGTTCTGGAAAGAGTTCTTCACCTACGCTTCCCCGGCCGATCGCCAGAAGTTCGCCGAGACCGAGTGTGTGAAGCGCGTTCAGGAAACGGACGCGATCGTGAAGAGCGGCACGCCGTGGTTCGCGAAGTACGGCCTCACGATGGAAGACCTGCACGGCATCCGCACGACGGACGGCTGGCACGCCCGCTACGGCGGCGGCACGGCCACCAAGGGCGCGGGCGGCCCGTCCGACCCCAACGCGGTGTATTGA
- a CDS encoding macro domain-containing protein — MPIEFVTGDLFVNRVNADALAHGCNCAGSMGAGIAVGFKERYPGMFEEFRRRCKAKPAEFALGDVFLWREPGKPAVFNLGTQPSPGRGATYPVVETALNALRTAADQAGILTLAMPRIAAGYGGLSWKKVRVLIESAFVDWPGTLYVYEEFKAGE; from the coding sequence GTGCCAATCGAATTTGTGACCGGCGATCTGTTTGTGAACCGCGTGAACGCGGATGCACTAGCACACGGCTGCAACTGTGCCGGATCGATGGGTGCAGGGATCGCAGTCGGGTTCAAGGAACGTTATCCGGGGATGTTCGAGGAGTTCCGCCGGCGGTGCAAAGCCAAACCCGCGGAGTTCGCGCTCGGGGACGTGTTCTTGTGGCGTGAACCCGGCAAACCAGCGGTGTTCAACCTGGGTACGCAACCGAGCCCCGGGCGCGGTGCGACCTATCCTGTTGTGGAAACTGCCCTCAACGCGCTCCGCACGGCCGCCGACCAAGCCGGCATTCTCACCCTGGCGATGCCCCGAATCGCGGCCGGTTACGGCGGGCTGTCGTGGAAGAAAGTGCGCGTGCTAATCGAATCCGCGTTCGTGGACTGGCCGGGCACACTGTACGTTTATGAGGAATTCAAAGCGGGCGAATGA